From the genome of Triticum aestivum cultivar Chinese Spring chromosome 1A, IWGSC CS RefSeq v2.1, whole genome shotgun sequence:
TATGTCTTGAAATGGAGTTAGATTTACAAAAAAAATCAAGCAAAACTAAATGTAATTTAAGGGCATGCAATGTGCAATTCGATCCTGGGGGCAATTTAAAAGAAGTGATTATTGTTGTAGCAAGCCACAATGTCGCCATAGGACGAGGCTGTTATACTGCTCTTTTTCACCAAGTGGCGCTACTGAAAAACATTGCACCCACCGATGAACACACGTTGAATTACATTCCTTTCGGCACAGGCAGATTATCATCAAATCAGTCAGCACACAAAAAGACTAGAACAGACTTCCTCGAAATAAGAACATCTACAAATCAAGTAGACACTAAATCACACACCCCGATTCGATACGACTATAATAGTACCACCCTGAGGAACATGAAGCCAGCAGAGCAACTATTGCTGACATACACAACGATGACCCAGGAGTGGAGACAGGGTGGCCGCAAGCTTGATGGCAAACAGCAACCATCTTAGTAGCGGTAAGTGGAACCGTAACCACCAAGACCTGACGATGAATATCCACTCCCGTCCATGTTAGAATAAGATGGCAGCGATGATGACGGGTAGGCCGAGCTGCCATACGGGTAGCTGGACCTATATAACGGATCTAATCCTCCTTGGTAACTGCTCCTCACAGGTTCTCTGTGCGTAGCCAGGGAGTCCTGAATGAAGAGGACAGTATATGAGAGTTTCGATCTTGCTAAAAGATGGCATTTTGAACAAGAAAAAAAATGTGCGATGTCTATTACCTGGATAAGCTGTTGAGCAGATTGTACCTGGGACGATGTCCCCTTTATTTCAACAGTTATATCATCAGGGCTTCCCAAACTCTCTTGAATTGTGACAACAGCACCACTGTTAGCCCGTATGTATGCAATGTTTGCTCCTTTGACTCCTATGATATCTTCTGCATAGGTAAGTGGGATTTGCATGGTTTGTGTTATCTGCATGTCATTTGTTCTTATCAGCAACAGTTCAATGTAAACAAACGTTAGGCTCTATTTGCAAACAACTCATTGTGTTATTTCCTAAAAAGAATAGATTGATGGATGTGATGCACACTGAACATGAATGGAAGTTGGACACTCTGACTAAAAAAAAGAAAGCCCACGGATTATTATTAAACAAAATATCTTATAGGAAGATTATAGGAAGAAAAGAGAGTACATGCAGAAACATAGGCAAAGACATACCTGTGTAAGTAGAGGGCCAGCACCATGCATTCCAGAAGGTCGTAATGCTGACAAGGCAGGATCTCGCCCATATAATGACACACCTGAGCGATGAATGTTATGTTCTACCAGCGGTTCCCGTTCAAGATACAAATGGTCCCTTTTCATTGGAAGAACATATTCATCACGCACTTCAGGTTGTTGATTTACTTGTGTAGAAACAATTGAATGATGTGGCATATCATTCCAAGTTTCAGCACTGCGATCTTGACTTACTGGGGCATTCTGATTAAAGAATAGGAAATGATATGTATTAGAAACAATATGGCGAAGCATAGCATGCATTAAAATATATGTGCTTACAGTCTTCTCAAACAATGGAAGTACACTATGGTCAACCAAAAACTTCCGGAGATGATTAGAAACTGCTTGCAGTGCTTTTAGAACTTTCTCTGTTTCACCCTGTATCTCAACTATCCTCTCATCGTCAGTTACATAGAAAGGCCGATCTCGCTCATCTACACAAATTTATACCCACGATGAGTCATATAGTATATATTATGCATAGCTTCGCACAACACAACAGAAAAAATAATGGATATTAAGCTATTAAATAATATCACAAATAAGCATATGCTTTTTAAAGTGCATAATGTGTGCACACTTCACACGTGTAGAAATATGAACTTTCACCATTCTATGCAATGATGTTCTTTCCTTGTTTAAATTCATTCCAATTTCCATATCTTCCGTGACCTATAATACAGTCCATTcttaacatgtactccctctgttccataattcttgtcatggttttagttcaaattaacCTCATTGCGAACTTTGATCAAGTTTTTAGATAAACGTATCTACATCATGAACCCAAATACATATCGTTAGATACATCATAAgacatattttcatattatatatattttgTACTGTAGGTACAAATAGTTTTCTCTAGAAACCTGGTCAGAttgcaaagtttgacttttcaaaaaaaatgcaCTACATTATGGATTAGAGGGAGTATGATAAACATTTCTTTTTGTGCTGGGAGGGACATGGAACACCTAATAGAAATGCTAGAGCAGAAATCCAACGGCAAGACAATCAACTGATGTACAAAAGCATTTGTGTATCAATATAAATACATCAGCCAAGGACATATTACCTACTGATATAACCCTTATTGTAGCACCCGTGCCCTCCTGGATTGCCTTAATTGAAGCACCTTGCTTCCCAATGAGGTTAATTGCTTGAGCTCCAGGAACCACCAACCGGGCAGCACATACACCAGGTGCAGCAGCTGTCTGGGTACCTTCAGCAGCTCCATCTGTTATTCCATTGACACGTTTAAAAACTCTAATCAGAGCGTCCACAGCTGGAGGCAGCTCCAAGCCCAGATCTTCTTTTGCAGACACCAAAACCTGGAATGTCCAAGAGCCATGGTTTACTCAGTGAATCCAAAGGAGATCATCAGGCATGCAAGAGTAATAAAACGTACCCACTAACAGAAgaatataatactccctctgttcacttttataagaccttgaagacatttcagacaatgtgcaaaacagcctattttgagttgtctgaaacgacttacaaaagtgaacggagggagtacaaatgatTTACACCATCAAGTACATAAAtagttaaatactccctccgtcccatattaattgacgctcaaacggatgtatccaGCAGTTTGAGTGGCAAttaatatgggacggagggagtagttcgctATTCAACTTTATCCGACCAAAAGAACGGCAATCAATTCACacaatactccctccttcccacaAAATAGATCCCCTAAGTTTTGTCATAAGTCAAGCTTTCTTAaatttgaccaagattatagaaaaCATTTAACATTTACAATACAAAATCAATATCAATATATTCATCAAGAAATATGTATTCCTAGCAGATTTATTTGGTTATAGATGTTTGATATtgtttctataaacttggtcaaactttctAAGACAAAACTTAGGGAATCTATTTTGTGGGAATATGGAGTAATAGATAGATGGAATGGGTATACAAAACAATTCTCTGTGCACAACACTGAGCAAAAAAAAGACTGACTTTTCAGGAACATATTATGAGGGCCACCTATAAATACAAGTATGTATGCACATGcaatgcacattttaacattatgGGAGATTATTGgtaggaaaaaacataaacttgcTAATAGATTCGAAGCAAAAAACATCTTGATTTATAGATGCAGAAATAAATTGTATTATAAAGAAAATCGGAATTAACATATGCAATCTCCACAATTTGTTAACAAAGAATCCCGCAAAAAATGTTAATaaagaaaagaattaaaaaatgaaaTTTAATTTTACTTTATGTTTCTCCCCCAAAACCAACTTTTTTGGGCTCAACTCACTGCCAACCATAAGCTGCAACATGGCTGGCCCAAGAGGAATCAGTATGGGCCACGTCTCTTGAGAAGGATTAGCATACATTCTAGAACATGGTGGGTGCAACAACCATGCACTGTTCACTGCGAATCCCACTACTTTCAACCTTTGGATTTAGGACATAAATTGTTAGGATTGATGGCTAGCTCTCATTCAAAACTGGTACACTGTATAGTAGTATAGATGTCAGTGGCTATAATTTTTTTTTCACATCTCCCCTTCTCTAAGATATAACACACCACCCTGGCAAGTACATGTACGGTTCACCACAATAAATGGCAGTCGTATATGAGATGAAATTGACGTGCAATCAAAAAATGACCCAAGCATGTCAATTTGGTTCGATGCCTCCAGCCTCCCACATCCCCTTATGTCTATTTCATGTATCAGCGAATCGAAATCGCACTTGAAGCACTGTAGGCTCAGACACTACGAGCTATGTCAAAGCACATTAACCACCAACCTATTTACCAGGATTCCAGCGACCATTGCTAACATGCAGCACCAATTGGACATGTAGAACAGAGAAAATTGTAATTCCAAAGTGCCAATCAATCTAACCATCAGGTATTTCAATCCCCAACTAGTCAATAACGGAATCCTGGCAGGAAAGAGCAAACGCTGGCTAAAGTTTGTGGGTACTCACAATGCGCTCGGTGGCGCCGACAGGGCCCTCGAGGACGCGGACCCTGGCCTTGGTCTCCTCCACGAGACGCTTGATGAGCTCGCCCTTCCGCCCGATGATGCTCCCGACCTTCAGCACGGGCACAACCATCCGGAACACGTTGTCCCCCGGCCACCCGGGCCACCTCTTCGCCTCCGGgacggcctccgcctccgccgAGGGATCGGCCTCCTCGGCGGCCGGCGGGGGCGGTGATGCGGGCGCACCAACCTCCGTGgcggaggcggtggctgcggcggcggggtcgTCCATGGCGGTGGAAGCTGCCGACGCGACGGCTAGGGTTTGGGTGTGGACTGCAGCCGCGGGTGTGGAGAGACCTGTCAAGTGGAAGGAAGGGGATGAGGAGGAGGCGCACGAGATCTGGGTGTGCTTTTTGCTGGTTTGATTTCTCACGGGCTCTTCCGTGCCTGCGCTGACATATGGGCCAGATATTTTAGTTTAATAGGCCCCCACCTGTGCTGATATAACTGGGCTTTACCTAGCTCCTGCCGCCTCTGGGAGCTAGAGAAGTCAAATGGGCCGGTTTGTtagtattttgaaaaaaaatagagAACAAACAAATAATGATTTATACTAACTTTTAAAATAAatatatatttgaaatattttccaCCATTTCTAACAAAAGTTCATGTCAAATAAAAGGTTTATACAACTTATAAGAATTGTTTAACCACATAAAACAAATCTATTGTAAGTTTTTCTATTGAAATATGTCTCAACTCATATAAAAGTATTCAATTATGTCAAATAAAATTGTTCATACCGGAAGAAGTGATCCTAGCTCACTTGATTAGGGAGTGGATGTACAACTGAGCCATCCAGGTCCTCATGGACACGAGCTTGGTTTCTTATATTTAAAAACCCGATTTGTCGGCCTCCCTCATTGATTTCCTTTTAAAAACATGTACACACCTTTTAGAGAAATGATTCATGCAACTTCTAAAAGTTGACCTTAGAAAAAAACTTGAAAAGTGTCTTTCTATGGACATTATCATTTTATATGAAAAGCCTTTTTTTGGAAATATTTTACTCACCTCATGAAATTtgctcatatattttgaagaaaaaGAACTCCGTGATGCTAATTTGTAAGTATTGAATCGTCAAAAATcctaatatatgaaagtgaaagtGCAAAAACAAGGGAGGAAAGATGACTACAAAAATGTTAAAATAATAATGGAAAATGAAACTAAAAGGTGAAAGTAAAAGAATGGAAAAGGATGAAAAGATAATGAAACAAAATGGATAAACCTCCTTAATGGGTCAGCTCAATGGAGAGAGTGGGATACATTGTGGAACCACCATATGGTGCTGGGATAGACCTCGACATGATGAGGTTTGGGGTATAGATATCCTCGGACTAGGTTGTGGGCCACATGTGATAGGGGCAGGCGGTGAGGCTGTGCTGGAGCATCGAGCCAATTATGTCGTTGTGTTATAAACATGAAAGTAGGATTTAACGGGTTCTTACCCATCTTTATCGGATTAGGGCAACAAGGAACCATGTAATTTTTACTCTTTAAGTAAATTTTGTAACCTGTAAATTGGTAGTGGAACATTAAAAAGGTGTCATCCCTAGTTTCTTCAATATAAGTCGCATCAATACTAAAGATGTATTTGACCATGAGGGAACAACCAAACCATTTGAGATGACTATGAGTAGACGAACTCTTTGTAGACACCTCATGTCGGTTCATAATTCTAGTTGTAATCTTGATGGGCTCACACATAGAAGGGTGCCCATATGGGATTCACACAAGGTAGTTTACCTAGGTTCAAGCCCTCACGATGAGGGAACCCCCTACTCATGATATATTGTACTGATGACGAACAACCTTGTATCAGAGCTAGTATATGGTGTATAATGCATGGTGAGGTCGCAGGGATCACTAGGTATGAGATTAGATGCCTAACATGCCTTATCCTTGCCTTATATAGGGGGAGACTAGGGTTTAAATGATCCTGGGGTTGGTTATATCCAACTAGGATCCTCCGAGGTCCTTAGGAAGTTTTCCTTATGTGCCAAGCAGATGACGCACTGTGGTGAGCCCTTTTGCTAGGTTGTGAGCTTGGCACGCCCCATCGCCTCATAGTCCGACTCCTGGCCTGTTGGTGATAGGCTCTCCCGCATCACGCTAGAGCTTGCGGTCATGGTGGATACGATGCAATGGAGGAGGATGTGGAGCAGAAGTGTTGTGGTGTGGAGTTTAGTCGGGTGTGGCTGCCTTTAAACAATGAATTCTAGTGAGGCCGAGTGTCTGGGTGCGTCAATGTGCGGCGCCGTACTTGGTTCCTCGACCAACGAGCCTACTTAATGGTGGCATACAAACGAACGGGCATTGAATGGGGCGTGGTAGATATCTGTCCCATCCCGTACAATAAACGTCTCTCCGGCATTGAACATGACATGGAGCGGACGGCGCTCTCAGACGACGCACCGCTTTAATGCCGACGCAAGTGAAAGGCCGCGTCCGCTCTGGGCCGGCGTCATTCAAGAGTGACCGCTCTACAgcaacatgaatgcgggcagctaccGTCCGGCGGAATGTACGCGGGCAAGGGAGGAGGGTTTTCGATGGGCCTGGgtagtcaggagcgggcgtggcagcggtccagacGCCTGCAAATCCCCCTCCCCTCACTTTGTCTTCGGTTTCCAGGGAAAAGCATGTCCGAACTGGCCTATAGACTAATACAAGACCGTGTTGGATGGCAGAACACGTCCGGGCCACGCGGTCCAGATAGTTGCAGGCAATTTGAGAGTCGGCGTTGGAGATGATCTAAGGACGCAAGTAAACATTAACACATTATGGAAAAGTACCGGCAACATATTGGCGGTGTGATATGACAATATTTCATAAGttgggtgaaagtgcaactaatccccgggtggttttagTAATTCATAATAACATATACATCATTGATCTAATGCTCATTGGTAATAGATTTCAAACAAAATATTAATtattggcatggcaaggacatgagaatgtggaccctcaaaatgcaaaggataTACATTGGCAAaggttcaagactctacatttttggttaagtgatccaagatcacattaagtccacaggaaagccaatactattaaaaggggatgaggttttgatcatgactcAATTTCTTAAGTGCTtcgtgatattgctccaaaaatcctcaaaCATTTCTCCACATCATATCTGTCCAAAACCCTAAAGATTCATCTCTGTCCCATCGATAATGCCTATCTTGGTTCCACTGAGTTGATCACATACACTGCCAAGCCAAAACCCTAGAATTTTGGTGCAACCAAAattgcgatcggtcccaccgagatgatgtGACCAAGTTTATGTAGTGAAGTCGTTCacatcggtgtcaccgagttgaaACGGTCGGAACTACCAAAACGGCATCCAATCTAGGTCACCACACTTTCGGTCTGTCCGAGACTCACACTTCGGTCCCATCAAAAAGCCAAAAGCTCATTACTTTTGCACAGGTCAATCTCATCGAGAATTCCGGTCGATGTCACCGAAATGAGTAGAAAGTGTTGAGGGTTGGATTTTGGGTGAAggatataaatacccctccacTGCCACCTACTCTCTAAGAGAGCATCAGAACAAAACttcacttccactactcattttccaagagagaaccacctactcatgtgttgagatcaagacattccaatcttaccatttgaatcttgatttctagcctcttcaagttgctttccattcaTTCCCCTCTCCTACCAAAGCGAAATCtgtgagagagtgattgagtgtcgaggagactatcatttgaagcacaagagcaaggagtccaTCATCAACAATCAACAACACcgcctattaccttttggagagtggtgtctcctagattggttaggtgtcacttgggagcctagaagagattatggagttgaaccaaggagtttgtaagggcaaggagatttcctacttcgtgaagatctacccgagtgaagCCAGTCCTTCGTGGGCAtaagccatgatggaatagacaaggttgcttcttcgtggacccttcatgggtggagccctccctgGACTCGTACAACCActaccctctgtgggttgaagtctccatcaacatggatatacgacagcaccacctatcggaaccacgacaaaaatcatcgtgtcttcattgTGTTTGATTTCTCGGATCCATCCTTTACGATCATATGTAAAGTCTTTACTTCCGCTGCtcaactcttagacttgcatgtgtagggtgttctTGACTTGGTAGAATTTCTAAAACTTtcctacaactaaaattgggaaagggTTAAGTTTTTATATGGTCAagcagtctaatcaccccctctagacatactttcgatcctacaaatggtaccaaagctttggtctccattgcattggtttcacaacctaggagagtatggcgtctagtgaggatAACTATCACCATAGAGGTTCATATTTCGATGGTACAAACTTTACTAGTtagaaacataagatgaaaatgtatattcttggtcataaccccaccATTTGGGCTGTTGTTCATGTTGGCTTGCAGGTGAATTCTTTGAGGATGGTAAGGAACCGGATCGTGAAGCAActgtggaagaattgaagatgttgcaatacaacactcaagcatgtgacgtttgataacccacaagtatatgggaccgcaatagttttcaagggtagagtattcaacccaaatttatagattcgacacaaggggagccaaagaatacttgcaagtattagcagctgagttgtcaattcaaccacacctggagattaattatctgcagaaaagttatcagtagcaaagtagtatgatagttttgataatagtagcgacaacaatagtaacggtaatagtgatagcagtagttttgtagcaagtgcaacagtaatagtagcagtagtaacttagcaagatcaatatgtaggaaaattgtaggcattggatcagtaatttgtcggatgatattcatcatgtgacagtcataacctagggcgatatggcactagctccagttcataaatataatgtaggcatgtattccgtaaatagtcatacgtgcttatggaaagaacttgcatgacatcttttgtcctaccctcccgtggcaaaggtgtcctattggaaacaaagggatattaaggcctccttttaatagagaaccggaacaaagcattaacacacggtgaatacatgaactcctcaaactacggtcatcatcgagaagtgtcccgactattgtcactccggggttgccggatcataacacgtagtaggtgactataacttgcaagatcagatctagaacatgggtataatggtgataacataaacagttcagatctgaaatcatggcacccgggcccaaagtgacaagcattaagcatggcaaagtcatagcaacatcaatctcagaacatagtggatactaggtatcaagccattacaaaactaactcgattacatgatgaatctcatccaactcctcaccgaccagcgagcctatgaaggaattactcactcccagtggggagcatcatggaattggcgatggagaagggttggtgatgacgaagatagaagatccccctctctagagccccatacggactccagatatggcctcccgatgaagaacaggagacggcggcggctccgtgtcgtggaacgcgataattctttctccttgattttttcctagaaaaataggattttatagcgttggtttcagggtctacagggccaccaggtggggacaacccacctgggcgcgccaggaggggagcgcaccctggtgggttgtgcccacccaagtgcccccctccggtggttcttggctctataAATTCTATTTTACTATATAAGAAAATCCTTTCAAAGTTTCATTCCataccgagaacttttatttctgcacaaaaacaacaccatggtagttctgctgaaaacagcgtcagtccgggttagtttcatccaaatcatgcaaattagagtccaaaacaagagggaaagcgttaggaaaagtagatacgacagagacgtatcaactccccaagcttaaacctttgcttgtcctcaagcaattcagttgacaaattgaatgtgaaaaagaaaaactttgacgaactattttgctcttgtttgcataaataagcttaaacatcacacatgttttcagccaatattataactaaccatgtcgactatcaatgacataatcaactagcgagcaataataagatatctcaaacagcaacacttttatcaaaacaatcatgatataatatgacaatagtggtatctcgctagccctttatgagaccgcgaacataaatgtagagcacctccaaagtttaagcggcgactaaacattgtaattcatggtagaaaagatccagtcatgatgcacccaacattagctacacacaatgcataagcatgatagtagtgctctcaggttctggcgcttattttagaaggtgatgacacaacataaaagtaaatagaaggtcccttcgcagagggaagcggtgaTTTGTGATACGTatattgtatctataatttttgattgtttcatgccaatattatacaacttttacatatttttggcaacaatttataagATTTATTGGaataacctattgatccagtgcccagttctagttcctatttgttgcatgttttttgttttgtagaaaatccgtatcaaacaaagtccaaacgcgataaaaatttacgaagaattattttggaatatatgtgatttttaggaggtggaatcaacgcaaacgggggcccacagtgccCACAACTCACTAGGGCGCAccttgttgggatctacggtagggtgcgttgactgcaagttaaaaaatttcctacgcgcagaacaaacaagaacatgctatgggagatggatcatagttcgttatcactagatgcgcagtgccgtgcagcggaagaagagctggggcagcgcatccgcgtgactcgtctcctccttgtccgatctccctcaaATGGCCGGTCGccggatcccacgtacaagttcgccggagcggcgcaggtgcaccgcctctaacgataTCCACacatgcaggaggaacgtcgtgcggcagactgctaggtccgatcacacaaccgacgGCGAGTAGAGGTGtctatttgcaacacatgcaaaccctagtgacagctctgaagcgatcaaccacatgagtgtgccgcaccccactttatataggcgtacattgtaggctcaacacttgggcctcacacggACCCTAAAGGCCATAACTCTACTcgaccacaatccgaatacagctcggatcacatccgaccagtgtccccggatccgaccttgtaggttccttcccttaagcgcgtgaccccttaggttcaagccggcttggtcgcagttcggatcacctccgaactgcatggttggtagcggcccctagcaatgcatgccgaacaccaagcagactatgaagctggttaggcgaacatgTACATCATACTTacattccttttgccacacaatatatgttgtcggactcaaggcgagtctgtcatccttgtgctagcccgacctctttctcgttccagtgatgccgaccacaaaccagattatctcataatccttgtcgcatggccatgcttatcctagtcggatcacacaaggggcccacagtatatctctcctgatcggaggggcaaatcccatcttgctcgaccatgtctcgcagcatgggtctagacaagcccgaaacctacctttgtaactacccagtcacggagtagcgtttggttggcccaaagcaagtctgtcaccatcccgagtacatgcgccagctcaggtcttaggacatagaacgtatgttatactagagactcacagatgacatatcgctgcgtctcatagttgggtctgtccgactcggaccttatctcaactcggatccgactatgtcgaatccgaccagatccttccgagtccatattatccggttagcatccaatgctccatggctagtgagaccaagccatcgaccatgtcatatgctagtctagtcggctgcgcgtccacataggcctttcgactagggaccttttaggacattcatcatacaatgtatagtcccacaaacaagtcacgtacttgctaatacacatcattgataatgtccaaggactatctttattcataaacacataggaaatatcatcatacatgattacctctagggcatatctccaacagtctcccacttgcactagagtcaatcaaatagacatcaaatgcccatagctctaacgtgcccctcatgcttggattgtggaagcggcttagccaacggatctgcaacatttgcatccatatgaattttgcataactccacatcaccactctttacgatctttcgtatcaggtaatatttccgatctatgtgtctggtcttgtggtgatcccttggctccttggcttgtgcgatggcaccagaattatcacaataaaggtccaacggttttaccgaggctgggaaaacaCCAAGATTATCCAGAAAGTTccagatccaaacaccttcctttgcagcttcacaagccgcaatgtattcggattctatggtagaatcggccaccgtatcttgcttggaactcatccagctcactgctcctccgttcatggcatacacgaatccggactgtgatcgacaatcatctctattggtttggaaactagcattgacgtaacccccTTACGATGAGCTTTTCCTCACCttcataaactaggaacatctctttagtccttttcaggtacttcaaaattgtctttaccgctgcccagttaCTTgataggcttattgcaaaagcaacatcaggccgtgtacatatcatggcatacatgatggatccaattgccGCATACGGAATctgactcatcctgcttcgctcattagATGTCGagggactctgagtctcgcttagccttgtACCATATgagacaggcaagaaccctttcttggcctcactcatgttgaaccgcttcaacactttatctatgtacgtgctttggctcaagccgagcagcctcctcgatctatctctatagatcttgatgcctaaaatgtaaactgcctcaccaaggtccttcattgagaacttgccattcaatgattccttgaccgag
Proteins encoded in this window:
- the LOC123052249 gene encoding RNA-binding KH domain-containing protein PEPPER; protein product: MDDPAAAATASATEVGAPASPPPPAAEEADPSAEAEAVPEAKRWPGWPGDNVFRMVVPVLKVGSIIGRKGELIKRLVEETKARVRVLEGPVGATERIVLVSAKEDLGLELPPAVDALIRVFKRVNGITDGAAEGTQTAAAPGVCAARLVVPGAQAINLIGKQGASIKAIQEGTGATIRVISVDERDRPFYVTDDERIVEIQGETEKVLKALQAVSNHLRKFLVDHSVLPLFEKTNAPVSQDRSAETWNDMPHHSIVSTQVNQQPEVRDEYVLPMKRDHLYLEREPLVEHNIHRSGVSLYGRDPALSALRPSGMHGAGPLLTQITQTMQIPLTYAEDIIGVKGANIAYIRANSGAVVTIQESLGSPDDITVEIKGTSSQVQSAQQLIQDSLATHREPVRSSYQGGLDPLYRSSYPYGSSAYPSSSLPSYSNMDGSGYSSSGLGGYGSTYRY